The following is a genomic window from Onthophagus taurus isolate NC chromosome 1, IU_Otau_3.0, whole genome shotgun sequence.
AAATCAGGAAAGAAGATAAGGGAAAAGTAGAAACAAGGAAGAAggaaatacaagaaaaattttgcCAGGTTTTGGGACAACCAATGACGGCAATACAGCCAGATGTTTTGCAGTTTGGCAAGTGAatgaacattttataaaacgaaTAAGTACCATTTTAATTACCATTTCCTGTGGTTTCGAAGTAAATAGCGTACTATTCAAATCTTACTGTATAGATACTGCAAGGATCTATATTAATTTGTATCCTTGGTATTATATACCACAAagtttacataaaatattacttcATGGGGCAGATCTAActaaaaaattggttttacCTATCGGGCATTGGTCCGAAGAGGTACAAGAATCACgaaataatgatttaaagcAATATAGACACTTCTTTTCGCGAAAATTCACTCGGCAACAGACACTCGAAGATATGATGCACCTGCTACTCGTATCATCCCATCCACTAATTAGCAGATTGCGACCATCACAGCCTAAGAAGAGTAGCACTGCCatcaaaagttaaaaaatgattaaatgtaGCTTAAATGATAGTAGTGaaagtgaattttataatAGTGACATcgacaataattaaaaaataaaaagcgtttttttttctattttcagttACATGTTAATACACTTTGAAAACTGGTATTGTTTGATTTTGTgtaattatatcaaaaatcaTTGTCTTAAAGCATTTCttcgtttatttatattttgtacgttaattttcttttattttagtacTTTTTCAGTAATATATCCTTCAATATTTACAAACTATTCACGTAGTGTTCTATTTTTTCGTaaactttttcaaaagttAATTATACAGAGTCCATttaactatttaaaaaatttaaaaccttaGATCCGTCTTagcgatttttccataaactgttttaattgatttacgAATTTATCCATTACTTTTGGGATACCTGTATATGGGCCATATATTAATTGTACAATTTCCGGTTGACATATTTTAGTCCAAAAGTTGATACAGATCTATGATCTTCAGTAATGACtacatatcaaatttttaggGTCTTTTTAGGGCCCCTGAAAATTTATAGATACATCAAAATATCGAGATCGAATTTTTGCTTGATtactatatattatttttatacgtTTCGCGTATACGAGTCTTTGTCGatggtttaaaatgtcaatttaaattcatcagaacccaaattaaacaaaaaatttatcaataatttcttaaattttgcttgaatatttttacttttcatcataatatttaaatttttcttattgtttcaGGGAACACATTTATAGTAAACGTAGCGCTGGCAGATCTTTTGGTATCAGGACTTGTAGTTCCAGCTTCTGCAATAGTTATCCTGTCGGGATTAAACGACGACCTAGGAGTGTGCAAGTTCCAATGGTTCCTAGCGGTTCTTTGTTTCCTGGTTACTGTCCTTTCATTATCTGCTATAGCGGCCGAAAACTATGCCAGACTATGCTGTTCGATTAACTTCTACGAATCGTTAACACCCTTGAAGATAACTACAATAGTCCTAGTTTTTTGGGGTATCTGCTCCATCGCATCTGGACTTcaattttttactaaaaacGTTTCCTATGATTACTGCACAAGGAAAACCGAAGGTTTGATACCATATCAAGCAACAATCGgggttttatttgttttttgtccGATTAGTTTAGCATTTATTTGTTATGTAAGAGCAAGTTACCAAGTTCGGATGGCTAAATCCAGACCTAGTTTTAAACCTCCCGTCACATTCGGTTGGGATTATTCATTAATgcaaacaaatatttatagttttttattatttgttattttttggttACCATTCGGGATAGTTTTGGCGATTGGAACGGTTCGATCCATACCTAATAAACTATTTTACAACTTAGCTTGGTTAGCTATAAGTAAATCTTGCATTAACAGCATTTTATATTGCGTGACTAACAGACATTTTCGAGAGGCTTACATCAATTTATTCCATTACTGTTGTTGTAAAACGACGGTTACATTTTCGAGGAGACAGAGACCGGAAGGGGTTCGACCTTCCGGTGACGTCCGAGTCCATATCATACCAGGTTACAACATGTATTGTAGTCCACAAAGGTGCAGGGATGGTCAATCAAAACGATCTGCAAACCGATCAAATGGCAGAGatgtttatgaattatgatGAGGCGAAAGTTTTAACACTCAAACGGGTGTCTGGGTTTagtgaaatattaattaattttaaaacaaaaatgaattttaattttattattaatcttaattatttcttatttcatctgAAATCGGTTTTGTTTGGATAAAATAGtagataatttctttttttataatttcaagaaaaatataaagggGTTATAAATAATGCCTTATATCAGTTatcagttttattaaattagcaTTTATTTAACTCagtttatgtataaaaacattgttttaatctttaataacaCCAACTTGAAACTTAGACTAATTAAACATGATGTGTAATTACGTTTCGTTGCAAATATCacgattgtttttaaatataaatattttcttctttcaatGTTCGATTACTAATCATTAAAGAACCGAGATTGCTTCATAGTTCTCATAACaagatttttgagatacaaat
Proteins encoded in this region:
- the LOC111415278 gene encoding melatonin receptor type 1B-B-like, which encodes MASINATDIHMRAESVSPVTLSSDWSRVARLLLLASLAAVGSIGNVFMISAVMIEDYLRRRGNTFIVNVALADLLVSGLVVPASAIVILSGLNDDLGVCKFQWFLAVLCFLVTVLSLSAIAAENYARLCCSINFYESLTPLKITTIVLVFWGICSIASGLQFFTKNVSYDYCTRKTEGLIPYQATIGVLFVFCPISLAFICYVRASYQVRMAKSRPSFKPPVTFGWDYSLMQTNIYSFLLFVIFWLPFGIVLAIGTVRSIPNKLFYNLAWLAISKSCINSILYCVTNRHFREAYINLFHYCCCKTTVTFSRRQRPEGVRPSGDVRVHIIPGYNMYCSPQRCRDGQSKRSANRSNGRDVYEL